In a genomic window of Glycine max cultivar Williams 82 chromosome 13, Glycine_max_v4.0, whole genome shotgun sequence:
- the LOC100805088 gene encoding uncharacterized protein, which produces MSMVKVEEEEEQQATTPIHTSSPSSYVLLLQIMSKRRTWVCIFVLVYGLLFTSSWNFLKSMISWYKLQADQSSTTSWWPALYASVLLGAVFGVLWMVAALAVVVPAVLVTWIAIVVLLAFFGKPKRTLVAEGRMITKEIFGFVMKVLLKEGNVVAAVCAVLGYFVLGRTNGKGVD; this is translated from the coding sequence ATGTCCATGGTAaaagtggaagaagaagaggagcaGCAAGCCACTACACCAATTCACACATCATCACCTTCCTCTTATGTGTTACTGCTTCAAATCATGAGCAAAAGGAGAACTTGGGTGTGCATTTTTGTGCTTGTTTATGGCTTGCTCTTCACATCTTCGTGGAATTTCCTCAAGTCCATGATTTCGTGGTACAAGTTGCAAGCTGATCAGTCATCAACAACTTCATGGTGGCCAGCACTTTATGCCTCGGTGCTTCTTGGTGCGGTTTTTGGGGTGCTTTGGATGGTTGCAGCTCTCGCTGTTGTGGTGCCTGCGGTTCTGGTCACGTGGATCGCCATAGTGGTGTTGTTGGCTTTCTTTGGTAAGCCTAAGAGAACTTTGGTTGCGGAGGGGAGAATGATTACAAAAGAGATTTTTGGTTTTGTGATGAAGGTTTTGCTGAAAGAAGGGAATGTTGTGGCTGCTGTTTGTGCTGTTTTGGGGTACTTTGTTCTTGGGAGGACGAATGGGAAAGGTGTTGACTGA
- the LOC100781758 gene encoding uncharacterized protein, translating to MVVALGPGKFYGTSLPRPRIYTDVKFNDHRVDPPVPVNDPLMSWAEEAHWSMGGLSFKRLRLQGKIEGNVERLRSQREKIQARSPSPPARSDLRRSKRAASPLTPPAPVMTKRRRYMDLIQEEEKEEEQEVVVRRSRLVKKLGDDFDRVALENDGYDTVASLKMTRGRKLVKNGEPVKKTVVEVTEKSNTKAKKSVASEAEKSSGARTSSRLAKRFL from the coding sequence ATGGTAGTCGCCCTGGGCCCCGGGAAATTCTACGGCACCAGCCTTCCCCGCCCTCGCATCTACACCGACGTCAAGTTCAACGACCACCGCGTCGACCCACCCGTTCCCGTCAACGACCCACTCATGTCATGGGCCGAAGAGGCCCACTGGTCCATGGGCGGCCTCAGTTTCAAGCGCCTCCGCCTCCAGGGCAAAATCGAAGGCAACGTCGAAAGGCTCCGCTCCCAGCGCGAGAAGATCCAGGCCCGAAGCCCAAGCCCACCGGCCCGCTCCGATCTTCGCAGATCCAAAAGAGCTGCCTCCCCTCTGACTCCACCGGCTCCGGTCATGACAAAGCGTCGAAGGTACATGGATCTGATCCAagaggaagaaaaggaagaggaaCAAGAGGTTGTGGTTCGGAGGAGCCGTTTAGTGAAGAAGCTTGGCGATGATTTCGACAGGGTTGCTCTGGAGAACGATGGGTATGATACGGTGGCGTCGTTGAAGATGACTCGTGGTCGGAAATTGGTTAAGAACGGTGAACCGGTGAAGAAGACGGTGGTTGAAGTGACAGAGAAATCAAACACCAAAGCAAAGAAGAGTGTTGCAAGTGAAGCTGAGAAGAGCTCTGGGGCTAGAACTTCTTCCAGATTGGCTAAGCGCTTCTTGTAA
- the LOC100805627 gene encoding mannan endo-1,4-beta-mannosidase 2, producing the protein MVFGNSLFYPILGFASFVVFIYMSFGGIRFSFLEEGPELSFVERNGTQFVLDEKAFYVNGWNSYWLMVQSVDVYSRSKVREMMKTGAKMGLTVCRTWAFNDGDYNALQTSPGRFDEQAFQALDYVIAEARQHGIRLLLSLVNNLQAYGGKSQYVKWAWQEGVGLSSSNDSFFFDPSIRTYFKNYIKTVLTRKNTITGIEYRNDPTIFGWELINEPRCMSDPSGDTLQGWIDEMSTFVKMIDKNHLLTVGLEGFYGPNDPKSSTVNPELWASRLGSDFIRNSKISNIDFASVHIYPDHWFHEQVFEDQLKFVSKWMLSHIEDGDKVLKKPVLFSEFGLSETNQNFSMSDREKMHRAVLDIIYKSAKRNRSGAGALVWQFLVGGMKEFSDEYGMVPWESSSTPHIFIEQSCRLANAKGWTQLDVGFKEHC; encoded by the exons ATGGTGTTTGGAAATAGCCTCTTTTATCCCATTCTGGGTTTTGCATCGTTTGTGGTTTTCATTTACATGTCTTTTGGGGGCATAAGGTTCAGTTTTTTGGAGGAAGGCCCAGAATTGAGCTTTGTGGAGAGAAATGGAACACAGTTTGTGTTGGATGAAAAAGCGTTTTATGTCAATGGGTGGAACTCTTACTGGTTAATGGTCCAATCCGTGGATGTTTATTCGAGATCCAAGGTTCGGGAAATGATGAAAACTGGTGCTAAGATGGGTCTCACCGTGTGTAGAACTTGGGCTTTCAATGATGGAGATTACAATGCCCTTCAAACTTCCCCTGGTCGTTTTGATGAACAAGCTTTCCag GCCTTGGATTATGTAATAGCAGAAGCAAGGCAACATGGAATTAGGCTCCTTCTAAGCTTAGTGAATAATTTGCAAGCATATGGTGGGAAGAGTCAGTATGTCAAATGGGCATGGCAAGAAGGGGTAGGGTTAAGTTCGTCCAACgattctttcttctttgatCCATCTATCCGTACCTATTTCAAGAATTACATCAAG ACTGTCTTGACAAGGAAAAATACTATCACTGGAATTGAATATAGAAATGACCCTACCATTTTTGGTTGGGAATTGATTAATGAACCTCGTTGCATGTCTGATCCTTCAGGTGACACTCTACAA GGATGGATAGACGAAATGTCAACTTTTGTCAAAATGATTGACAAGAACCATCTGTTGACTGTGGGTCTCGAAGGTTTTTATGGTCCAAATGATCCAAAAAGTTCAACTGTCAACCCTGAGCTTTGGGCATCCAGACTTGGGTCTGATTTTATTCGGAACtccaaaatatcaaatattgatTTCGCCTCTGTTCACATCTATCCTGACCATTG gTTTCATGAGCAAGTATTCGAAGATCAACTGAAATTTGTCTCCAAGTGGATGCTTTCGCACATTGAAGATGGTGACAAAGTATTGAAGAAGCCTGTCTTGTTCTCTGAATTTGGACTATCAGAAACGAATCAGAACTTTTCCATGTCCGACCGGGAAAAAATGCATAGAGCTGTTCTGGACATAATTTATAAATCTGCTAAGAGAAATAGATCTGGAGCTGGTGCTCTGGTTTGGCAATTCCTAGTTGGGGGAATGAAGGAATTTTCTGATGAATATGGGATGGTTCCCTGGGAAAGTTCGTCAACTCCCCATATATTTATTGAACAGTCTTGCAGATTGGCCAATGCAAAGGGATGGACTCAACTGGATGTAGGTTTCAAAGAACATTGTTAA
- the LOC102667457 gene encoding uncharacterized protein — MVSVGLGKFYGTSLPRPRIYTDVKFNDRRVDPPTPVNGPLMSWAAEAHWSMGDLSFKRLRLQGKIEGNVERLCSQREKGQAQSPPPPPRSLLRGSKGASSPSLPPAPFVTKRRRNMDLIQEEEEQVKTPRSGVRK, encoded by the coding sequence ATGGTGTCTGTGGGCCTCGGCAAGTTCTACGGCACCAGCCTCCCCCGCCCTCGCATCTACACCGATGTCAAGTTCAACGACCGCCGTGTCGACCCACCAACTCCCGTCAACGGCCCACTCATGTCATGGGCCGCAGAGGCCCACTGGTCCATGGGCGACCTCAGCTTCAAACGCCTCCGCCTCCAGGGCAAAATCGAAGGCAACGTCGAAAGGCTCTGCTCCCAGCGCGAGAAGGGCCAGGCCCAAAGCCCACCACCCCCGCCGCGCTCCCTTCTCCGTGGGTCCAAAGGAGCTTCCTCCCCTTCGCTACCACCGGCTCCGTTCGTGACGAAACGCCGAAGGAACATGGATCTGATCCAAGAGGAAGAGGAACAAGTTAAAACTCCGAGAAGTGGCGTTAGGAAGTGA